From Mycobacterium cookii:
GAGACTCTTGCCCACATCCGGAAGCTGATCAAAGCGGCCGTTCCCGATGTCGTCGAAGAGTGGAAGTGGCGAGGCGTCCCGGTCTGGTATCACGCCGGCATGATCTGCACCGGCGAGACATACAAGAACGCGGTGAAGGTGACCTTCGCCAAAGGCGCGGCGCTGGACGACCCGTCAGCGCTCTTCAATGCCAGCCTCGATGGCAACACCCGGCGCGCCATCGACTTTCACGAGGGCGACAAGCTCGACGACAAAGCGTTCACCGCGCTCATCCGTGCTGCCGCCGCGCTGAACGCGTCGTGAGCCGAGGGAGGCGCCATGGCCGGTGACGAACCGATGATCGTGGTGTTGGGCCCGCTCGGCGGCGGCACCTCTGCGGTGGCCAGCGTGCTGCGACAGCTGGGCGTGTTCATGGGGCGCGGCTTCGACGCGAGTTACCGCGAATTGCATGAGATTTGGGAAGACGCGGATATCAGCCAATTGATCCGCAGGGCCATCAGTCTGCCCACCGCGCAGCTGCAAATGGAGCCATCCCTGTTTCAGGAAAAGCTTCGAAGCTGGGCCGACGATCACCGCCGCGCTGCCCGGGCCGCGGGATCACGGCCGGGTGTGAAGCACCCCCTGCTGTGCGTCGCAGTCGATCTCCTGCCTGGCGCGTGGGGCCCGATCGTGCCGGTCGTGGTGGATCGCCCCTTCGCCAAAGTTGCGGCGACGCTGAGCCGACTCGAATGGTTTCAGGATCAACAGGAGCGGGAGGCCACGACGAGACGTCTGATCGCGGCCCGAGACCTTTCGTTGGCCAATTCGCCAAAAGTCACAGTCGATTTCGAAGAGCTCCGCGCATCGCCCCTGACGGTGGTCCGCCGACTCGTCGACGAACTGGGCCTCGACGTGACAGAAGCCCAGGTGCAGGCGGCCGTGGACAGTGTTGTGAAGCCACCCGACGTACCCAAAGACGTCGACCCCTTTCAGCGGTTCATCGATGAGCTGCTACCCGCAGTGGAGCGCGATCCCGAGGATCTGCGGTCGGTATCCATGCTGGCTCAGGTTTATTTCGACTCGCGCGATTTCGTCAACGCGCGCAAGTGGTTTGCACGCATGATCGAGCTCAGTGCGGGCGCGGGCGAGGAAACCTTTTTGGCGATGTTCCGGGTCGCGCAGTCGATGGAGGAGCTCGGCGTTCCGTGGCACGAGGTTCAGGACGCGTATCTGCTGGCGTGGGAGTTCCGACCCACCCGGGCAGAACCCCTGTACTGCATCGCCCGCCACCACTTCAACGAGAAGCACTACCGGCTGAGCTACCTGTTCGCCGCGCACGCCGCCGAAATTCCGCGTCCCGATGACGACATGGTGTTGCCGTACCCCGACATCTATGTGTGGCGCGCAGCGGATGCGCAGGCGAAGTCCGCGTTCTGTAACGACGAACACCTCGACGCGTTCATGCTGTGGCGGGCGCTGCTGGCGCGGCCAGACATCCCCGACGGCGAGCGACAACGAATCGCCGAAAGCCGTGACCAAGCGGTTCCGGCCATGCTGGAGGCCGTATCGCAATACCCAGATGCTCTGGTGCGCAACCTCATCGGCGCGCAAACCGACGCGGACGTAACCGTCAGCCTGATCGTGGGACCGGACCTGGTTGACGCCCAGCAGACACTGAACTCGTTTCTCAATTGCTGCGCCGATGTGGAGTACGTCGGGCGCTTCCTCGCGATCGACGTCGGGCTGTCCGCCACCGACCGCGAGATGCTACAGGCGCTCTACGAATTTCTGGAATTCCTAGAGCCTGGCTCCGGGGACGCGCCGGGCACTCAGCTCGAGCAGATCCGCGGACACATTCAGGGGCGGCTGTGGCTGCATCTGGGTCAGAGCTGGCGATTTTTCGCTCCCGAGAACTTGATCGGCCGCCTCGCGGGTGTACTCGACGCCGAACCGAGCGTGTTCCAGGTGGCCGTCAACTTGGCCGACGCGGCGACGCTGACCGGCGTCAGCGCGCCGGAAGACATGGCGCGCCGGGCATTTGGAGCCGGCCGGTACGTCATGACCAATTCGGTGGCCCGCGGCCCGGCAATGTTCGACACTGCCCGCTTTGATCAAGCCGCGGGGCTAGGGACGGCCAGCCTCGACGAAGTGCTGTGTATCGCCGCGCCCTGAGTCAGCTTGCTTCGCTGAGTTCGTCCTCGCCGTCGGGGTGCTGAACGTAAGCAGCCGCACGCACCGCCTCGTCGGGTTCCAGTGCCGCGCCCAACGCGCCCCCGATCATCGCCAACGAGCAAGTGAGCCATGCTAATTCGAAGTAGTCGCGGACCGATGCCGGGTGGCCGACCTGGTCCTTCCAGACTTGGGGAACCACGAACCAGTACGCGGCTATCAGCGCCAACACATAGAGCGCAACGTACAGCACGGTGACGCCGATCATCACAGTCACCACCGTCGCGATATTGAACAGTACGACTTGCTTGCGCACGGCACGGCTGACGATCGGCTCCCAGAGTTCACCTCCGATGACAAGCGTCGCGGCGGTCGCGCCGATGGACACCAGCGACGTGCCAGCGAGCCGGTCCCACCCGTAGGCGTCGGAGAGCCGCCAAATGTCGGCGGTCACCAACCCGATCACCCCGGCGGCGACCGCACCGGTCAGCGCACGCGACAATCGCAACGACAACCGCCACGGTTGATTGGCCGCGACCATGCCGAAGATCAAGGTCAAGTTGCCGGTTAGCACTCGAGCGGTGTAGAAGAACGCTTCATCGGCCGGGTCGCTGCCAAGCTCGCGCACCCGCTGCACGGTCACCCGGCGTGACGGCCGGCCGGTGCGCTGAGCATCGGCGCCGCGTTCCTCTGGCGATCCGATGAGCCGCACCAGCAGACGTCCGATCACTTCTTTGATCCGGTTACGCGCGCCCACCGCACCCAACGCAGGCACCGACACGATCGCCACGTTGCGCACCGGATTCGCATGGGCCACAACGGGACGTTGGTCGACATGCAGCGGAAGGTCGGTCAGGCAGACCACGACATCCCATTCCTTCTTCAGCAGCAGCTGCCGCGCCGCGTTCACGATCTCATCGTCGGTGCTCGGCGGTTGCACCAGGCGGCCCTCGACGACCTCGATACACCACCGGGCTCCGGGCAACCGTTGATTGAGTTCGGCTTCGAGCCCGTTCTCCGCCAGCTCGCGAGCAAGCGAAACAGCCGCACCCGGATCCCCGACCAAGCCCAGGACGATATGCGGTTCGGGATCGCGGTCGACTGCATCGGTGCCGGGCACCGCGTAATTCTCCGGACCTTTGGTGAACCGTTGTCGAACGGCACGTTTCAGCTGGGTGGTCGCGGCGGCACGACCTGAAGCCAAGAATCCGAAAGCAATTCGATCAGTTGCCCGTCCGGGTCGCGGATCATGGCCGATTGCTCGGAGACAGAGCTCTCGACGACCGATCCCCCGAACGCCTCCACCGCGGCCAGCACCTCGCCGAGATCGGACACCGACAGCGACAGGTGAGTGAGCCCAACCTGATCCATCACTCGATCCGACCCGGCCCGCAGCATGCGATGCGAATACGCCAGCAGCTCGAGCACGAGCCCGTCGCGGATCAGATATGTCGCGTGCAATCCGATCGGGCGGTCCAGCCCGAGCAATTGACCGGTCGCTTCGTCGGGCGGTTCGAGCTCCCACCAGAAAGTGAAACCGAGCAGGCCCTCGTAGAATCGCCGAGACCGCGCCGTCTCCGAAACGCACAGCCCGACGTGGTTGAACGTGATTTTCTGTCGTGTCATTGCCGTGCTACCTCCGAGCCCCATCGGTACCAAAGAAATGCAGGTGTTCCGGCTGAGGCCGCAGCCGCACCCGGCTACCCCGCGCTGGCGGGTCCTGCCCGCCAACGCGTGCCACGATGGGCTGGCTGAATGCGTTGTCGGCCAGGACTATTCGCCCGTACAGGTAAGCGTCCGCGCCGAGCTCCTCGACGACGTCGATCTGTATCTCGACACCGTCGGCACCGATCTCGAGATGCTCCGGCCGGATACCGACCACGAGTTCGCCTGCACAGTGCGCGATTTCGCGGGGCACTGGGATCGGCCAATCGCCCATCCGGACGGTGTTGTCGACGACGGGCAGCGTGAAGAGGTTCATCGCCGGTGAACCGATGAACTCCGCGACGAACGCGTTGGCGGGATATCGGTACAACTCTCGAGGCGGCGCGCACTGCTGCAGGACGCCGTCGCGCAGGACCGCGACGCGATCGCCCATGGTCATCGCCTCGACTTGATCGTGGGTGACATACACGGTGGTGGTGCCCAACCGCCGCTGCAATCCGGCGATCTGGTTGCGGGTCTGCACCCGCAGCTTGGCGTCCAGGTTCGACAGCGGCTCGTCCATCAAGAACACCTGCGGCCGCCGAACGATCGCCCGACCCATGGCCACCCGTTGGCGTTGCCCTCCGGACAGGTCCTTCGGTTTGCGATCGAGGTAGGGCTCCAGATCCAGCAACCGTGCCGCGTCCAATATTCGTTCTCGGATATCGGCTTTCGACATTTTGGCGATCTTCAAGGAGAAGCCCAAGTTCTGCGCGACCGACATGTGTGGGTACAGCGCATAGTTCTGGAAGACCATCGCGACGTCACGATCTTTGGGATCGTCGTCGGTGACGTCGCGAGCGCCGATCCGGATGCTTCCAGAGTCGACCGTTTCCAGCCCGGCGATCATCCGCAGCGATGTCGTCTTCCCGCATCCCGACGGCCCGACCAGCACGACGAATTCGCCATCGGCGATGTCGAGGTCGAGGTGGTCGACCGCGGGCCGATCGGCACCCGGATAGCACCGTGTCGCCTGCTCGAAAGTCACCGATGCCATGCGTTATCCGCCCAGTCCGGTGACGGCGATGCCGCGGATGAACGCGCGTTGGGCAACGGTGTAGATAACAAGCAGTGGCAGCAGGATGAGGATGGAGGCGGCCATCAGGATCGGCCAGCGGGCAACGTATTCGCCCTGCATCCGGACCAACCCGAGCGTCAGGGTGGCGATGCTGTTGCGCTGAATCATCAACAGCGGCCATAAAAAGTCGTTCCACACATTCACCCAGGTCAGCACCGCCAGCACCATGACCGCCGGCTTGGCATGCGGAAGCAGTACCCGCCAATAGATCTGCCACGGCGAGCAGCCGTCGAGAATCGCTGCCTCTTCGAGCTCGACCGGCATCGTGCGGAAGAACTGGCGCATGAGATAGGTGCCGAACGCGCTGCCGAACAACCCGGGCACGATCATCGCCCACGGCGTATCGGTCAGCCCCGCGACCCGCATGATGATGAACTGCGGAATCACCGTCACCGTCAGCGGCACCATCAACGTGCCGAGATACAGCACGAACAACGTGTCGCGGCCACGAAACCGCAGTCGGGCGAACGCATACCCGGCCAGCGAGCAGAAGAACACCTGGCCGACACAGACGCATCCCGCGTACAGCACTGAGTTGAAGAACATCCGCCAAAAAGGCATCAGCGCAAACACTTCGCGGTAATTGGACCACTGTGGATGGGCCGGAAAGAGTATCGGCAGCGTCACCTCGCCTTCGCTCTTCAGCGAACCCGAGACCGCCCACAGGATCGGGAACAGCGCGCACCAGGCGATTGCGGTCAGCGCCGCATACCACATCGCGCCGCGAAGGATGCCGGGCTTGATCGCCCGTTCGGCTAAGCCCACGATCGTTCCTCCTGAGCAGCCCGCCTGCGCCCGAGCTGCAACTGGATCACGGTCAACACCAACAGGATCGCGAACATCACCCAGGCCAACGCCGAAGCGTAACCGAACTCCAGGAAGGCGAACGCGTGTTGGAAGAGCATGATGCCCAGGACATACGTCGATGTCTCGGGGCCGCCATTGCGTCCGGTGAGGACGTAGACGAGATCGAACGCCTGGAAGGCGTGGATGATGGAGATGACGACGACGAAAGACACCGCGCTGCGGATCAACGGCACCGTGATCGATACGAACTGGCGCAACTCCCCTGCCCCGTCGAGTCGTGCCGCCTCGTAAAGAGTGTCGGGCACACCCTGCATGGCGGCCAGCAGGATCACCGTCGCGAACGGCACGCTGCGCCAGATACTGGCAATGCACAGTGACGTCATGGCCCACTTCGGGTCGACCAGCCACGGGATGGGACCGATACCGACCCAGCCGAGCATGATGTTGAGCAGACCGTTCTGAGTGTTGAAGACGAACTGCCACACGACGGCCATCACCGCCGACGACACCGCCAGCGGAAGAAAGATGATGGTCCGAAAGATGGCGATGCCCTTGAGTTTCCGATTCAGCACTCCTGCGACGGCAAGGCTGATCAGGACGGTCGGAACCACGGTCCCAACGGTGTACACGACGGTGTTGCGCAACGCGATGCTGAACAGCGGATCGCCGGTGAACAGGCTGCCGTAGTTCGACAAGCCGACGAATTTGGCCGGTCTGAAGACGTCCCAGTTGTGAAAGCTCATGTACAGCGAGAACGCGAGCGGGAACAGCATGAAAACCGCGACCGCGATCAGGTTCGGGGCAACGAACAGCCGGCCGGCTCGGGAGCGTCGTTTCGACGACCGGTGCCGCCGGGTCGAGGGCGTGGCGAGGGTGGTGTCGATCGCGGTCATGCGGCCCGAAGCACCTGTTCGATCGCCTGTGACAGCCCGTCCGACAACGAGGTGGCCGGGCGTGCGCCGCGCAGAACCGGGCCGAGGTTACGGTCCAGCAGCGCAGCGATCTTCGGCCACTCCGGCGTGATCGGTAAGCCCTCGGCATGAGCGGGACCGCCGGTCAGGACGGCGAGATTGCTGATCCTGTCATGGGCCTTGGCGAAGCCGGCCGACTCGATCGCCGATCGCAGGACAGGCACGAACAGTCCGGAGTCGCCGATCACGGTCTGGCCGATCGGGCCGGCGGCGAATTTCACGAACTGCCAGGCCTGTTCCTTGTGGCGGCTACTCGCCGCGATGGCCAAGCCGGTGGTACCGATGTTGGACTGCGCGACATGCCCTTTCGGGCCGGTCGGCAGCACCGCGACGTCGAAATCCAAGCCTTTCGCCCGAACGACGGTCTGGTATCGCCAATGTCCACCGAGCACCATGGCCGCTCGGCCCGACGTGAACAGACCCATGGTGGACATCGACTGCGACTCTGAGGCGTTGGGCGCCACTGAGTGCTTGCCGGCCAGATCAGCGTAGAACTGGATGCCCTCGATGAACGCCTCGTTGTCGAAGTTCAGGTGTGTCGGGTTCATCCGCGGATTCGACCACGGCACACCGTTGTTCATGCCGAACAACATCGACGAGTAGTACGGTGCCCAGCTGTCGACGAAGCCCCACTGGCTGACACGCCCGGAACTGTCGCGTCGGGTGAGAGCTTTCGCTGCGTCGAGGAATTCGCCGAAACTCCACGGTTCATCCCAGCGTCCGGGCGGCGGTCGCACACCGGCCTCGGCGAACAGCTTCTTGTTGTAGAACATGAACACCCCGGACCACTGCTCGGGAAAGGCATACTGGCCCCCGTCGAACGAGAACGTCTCGTAGAGTGATGAGATGCTGTCCGGCGCAAGCTTCCCGGCGAACGATGGGTCGCGGGCCAGCATGGTGTTGAGATCCAACAGGACCCCACGCTCGGCGAGTCCCGAATAGGTGAAGTCCCACGCCATCATCACGTCCGGGCATTTCCCGCCGGCGCAGTAGATCGACACGTGCTGTAACGCATCCCCGCCCGACAGCACCGTCCGAACCTTGATGTCGGGGTGCCTGCGCTGGAATGCGTCGACGACCCGCAATCGAGCATCCGCCTCGTCGGGGTTGGCCGCGAAGAAGAACGTCAGCGCGTCGTCGTCATGAGAGCTGCACCCGGTGGGCGTCAGCGCCAATGAGGCAGCGCCGAGCGCGCCTGCGCCGCGCAGCAGCGTCCGCCGGTCGAAATGGGTGGTCGTCACTGCGGGAAGTACCGGATCCGCTGGATTCCGGTGCCACGCCGGGTGATATCCGCGAACAGGACACCACGCCGCGGACCCGCGCTGACCGAAGCCACGACGGTCTGGCCGGCAGCGATCACCTTCGTCGTGACCGCGCCGGCGCACCGCTCTGCGAGCTCGACGATCTCCGCGGTGTCGCCGTCACCGAGAGTGATTGCCGCACCGGATGACAACGTCTGCAGCGCGGCGAACCGATCACCTCTCCCGACTGCATTGACGAATGTCTCAACCAGTGTCTTGTGGCGGGAGCCCACCCGGCGGAATCCGGCGGCGAATCCGACGGCGCCGCGCAGCCGCTGGTTGCGGAGCAGCCCTCGCGACAGCTGGACGGTCGCCGGCACCGCGGCTGCGCCGTTGCGCAGGAACTCCCACAGCATCGCGGGCAACTCCCAATAAGCTTGCAGCAGTGCGATTCTCCATTCACCGTCGACCTCCCGCAGGTCGTAACGCAGGATTGCCGGAATGGTCATGGTGACCGCGGAACCCATCACCACCTCGAGGTCGAGGTCGCGGATCACCGACGAGCCGCGGACGATATCGAGATCGCGGTGGAACGAGATCTCGCGCGGGCCGATGAACGTGTCGTAGAAGCGGCCGATCTCCGCCGCGCCGGTGTGGGGTCGCGAGCCCACCGGATCCTCGACCCGCCCGTCCGCGGTGAACAGGCCCACCCAACCCGCCCGGTCGTGGGCCGCGGCAGCCTGCGGCGACCGCTCCACCACCGCCAGCAATGCCTGGTCCATGGGGCCCGTCACGCGCTGGCCGCGATCGTGACGCCCACCGCGCGCAAGGCTTCGAGCGCCGCGGCCGTGGACTGCTCCCCCACGCCTGCCGTCAGATCCAGCAGCACCCGCGTGGCCAGACCCTCCTTCGCCGCGTCTTCGGCGGTCCGGCGTACGCAGTGGTCGGTGGCGATGCCCACGACGTCGACCTCGTTCACCTCGCGGTCTCGCAGCCAGTCGGCCAGCGGGGTCCCGGCGTCGTCGACGCCGCTGAATCCGCTGTAACCGGCGTCGTAAGCACCCTTGCGGAACACCGCCTCGAGTCGCCCGACATCGAGGTCGGGATGAAACTCCGCGCCGGCACTGCCCGCGCGGCAGTGCGGCGGCCACGACGAGACGTAATCCGGGTGGTCGGAGAAATGGTCACCCGGATCGACGTGGAAATCCTGGGTCGCCACCACATGGCGATAGTCCGCGCCGGCGGCCAGATAGTCGCTGATGGCACCCGCCAAGTGCGCTCCGCCGGCCACGGCCAGCGAGCCGCCCTCGCAGAAGTCCTTCTGAACGTCGACGACGATCAGCGCGCGCATGACACCACGGTATCGCCGCCCGGCCCGGAGTCGGGAGTCAGCGCGCTCGTTAGCGGTGGGTAGGATCGGCCAAGTAGCGCCGCTACCTGTGCGTTGCATCAGGTAGCTAGTCAAACTATAGTCCAGACACGTGTCCAGAAAGTCCGCTGACGCCCCGCCAGAACCTTTCGCCGTGATGTCTGACTTCACCTCTGCACCGGATCGGGCGTGAGTATGCGGATTGCGTTGCTGTCGTATCGCAGCAAGACGCACTGCGGCGGCCAGGGCGTTTACGTCCGCCACCTGAGCCGCGGACTGATCGAACTGGGACACCAGGTCGAGGTCTTCTCCGGTCAGCCCTACCCCGACGAACTCGACCCGCGGGTAGTGCTGACCGAGGTGCCCAGCCTCGACATGTATCGCGAACCCGACCCCTTCCGCATCCCGCATCCCCGCGAGATTCGGGACCGCATCGACCTGCTGGAACTGGCCGCGGTGTGGACCGCGGGCTTCCCCGAGCCGCGGACCTTCAGCCTGCGTGCTGCGCGCCTGCTGGCCGACCGGCTCGGGGACTTCGACATCGTGCACGACAACCAGAGTCTGGGCGTCGGCCTGCTGACGATCGCGCAGACCGGCATGCCGGTGGTGGCGACCGTGCACCACCCGATCACCCGCGACCGCATCGTGGACCTCGCCGCCGCGAAATGGTGGCGCAAACCGTCGGTGCGCCGCTGGTACGGCTTCCTGAAGATGCAGGAGCGGGTGGCCCGCAGCATTCCGGAGTTGCTGACGGTCTCCTCGTCGTCGGCCGCCGACGTCACCACCGACTTCGGAGTGGACCCGGACCAACTGCACGTCGTACCGCTGGGTGTCGACACCGCGTTGTTCAAGCCGTCGGCGCAGCCCCGCGTTCCCGGTCGCATCATCGCGATCGCGAGCGCCGACCGGCCACTCAAAGGCGTCGGGCACCTGCTGCATGCGGTGGCCAAGCTGCGGACCGAACACGACCTGGAGCTGCAGCTGGTCGCCAAGCTGGAACCCAACGGCCCGACCGAAAAGCTGATCGCCGAGCTCGGCATCTCCGACATCGTCCACACCTCCAGCGGACTCGCCGACGCCGAGCTGGCACGCCTGTTCGCATCCGCGGAAATCGCTTGCATCCCTTCGTTGTACGAAGGATTCTCGCTTCCGGCGGTCGAAGCGATGGCCAGCGGTACGCCGATCGTGGCCAGCCGGGCCGGCGCGCTGCCCGAGGTGCTGGGTCCCGACGGCGAATGCGCCAGATTGGTGCGCCCCGGGGACGCGGGCGAGTTGATCCGGGTCGTCGGCGAGCTGCTGGCCTCCCCCGACCAGCTGCACCGACTCGGCGCGGCCGGTCGCCGTCGCGCCGTCGAGGTGTTCAGCTGGGAATCGGTGGCCGCGCAGACCGTGCGCGTCTACGAGCGCGCCATCGCGCGCAGCACCCCGGTCCACGATGCGAGTCAGGTTGTGGGCGATCCGTGCTGACGGTGGATTTCGACCGCCTCGGAATCGGTGACGGCGCCAAGGTCATCGACGTCGGGTGCGGTGCGGGGCGGCATAGCTTCGAGGCCTACCGCCGCGGTGCCGACGTCGTGGCATTCGACCAGAACGCCGCCGAGCTCGACGACGTGGCCACGCTGTTGCGCGCCATGGCCGATGCCGGCGAAGCACCGGCCTCGGCGCGCGCCGAATCCGTCGTCGGGGACGCACGCGCGTTGCCCTACCCCGACCAGACGTTCGACTGCGTCATAGCATCCGAGATCCTCGAACACGTCCCGGCCGACGACGAGGTGATCGCCGAGCTGATTCGCGTGCTCAAGGTCGGCGGCACGCTGGCCGTCACGGTGCCCCGCTGGTTACCTGAACAGTTGTGCTGGTTGCTGTCCGACGACTACCACAGCAACGAGGGCGGTCACATCCGCATCTACCGGGCGGACCGGCTGCGCGGCAAGATCACCGGCCGCGGTATGACCTTCACCCACACGCATCACTCGCACGCACTGCACGCCCCGTTCTGGTGGCTGAAATGCCTTGTCGGCGTGGAGAAGTCCGACCACCCCGCCGTTGTCGCGTACCACAAGATGCTGGTGTGGGACATGATGCGGCGACCGTTGCTGACCCGAGTCGCAGAATCGACGCTGAATCCGTTGATCGGCAAGAGCGTCGCGCTGTATTTCGAGAAACCGGTGTCCGCCGTTGAACTGGTCTGAACCACCGGGCGTGCCGGGCGTCCTCTCCCCCGAACAGTGCCGCCGCACGGCGGAATCGATTGCCGCGCTGCAAGAGCGCTCGGGTGAGGTCCCGTGGTCGCAAGGTGGGCACACCGATCCGTGGGATCACGTGGAATGCGCGATGGCGCTGACCGCGGCGGGCCTGGTGGAGCCGGCGCGACGCGCCTTCGACTGGTGTCGCCATCAACAGCGTGCTGACGGCTCCTGGCCGATCCAGTTGCGGGCCGGCGTCGTCGAAGACGCCAACAGCGACAGCAACTTCTGCGCCTATGTGGCGGTCGGAGTCTGGCACCACGTGCTGGTCACCGGCGATCGCGGCTTCGGCACAGCGATGTGGCCGACGGTACGCGCCGCCATCGACTTCGTCGTGGACCTACAGCTCGAAGGCGGTGAAATCTGCTGGGCGCGTAGCTCTTCCGGGCCTCTGGAGGAGGCGCTGCTGACCGGTTGCGCGAGCATCTTCCACAGCATCCGCTGTGCACTGGCGCTGGCGAACATGGTCGACGAGCCGCAGCCGGAGTGGGAAATGGCCGTCGGCCGGCTGGGCCATGCGATCACCGCGCATCCATCGGCGTTCACCGAGAAGCCACGTCACTCGATGGACTGGTACTACCCGATCCTGGGTGGCGCGCTTCGCGGCCACGCGGCGGCGGCCCGAATCGCGGACCGGTGGGGCGATTTCGTGGTCGACGGCCTCGGCATCAGGTGTGTCGACGACCGGCCGTGGGTGACCGGCGCCGAGACCTGCGAGCTGGTGCTCGCCCTCGATGCGATGGGCAACCGGAAGGCGGCTCTGCAGCAGTTCGCGGCCATGCAGCATCTGCGCGAAAAGGACGGCTCCTACTGGACCGGTCTGGTGTTCAGCGACGGAAAGCGTTGGCCCGTCGAGCGAACCACCTGGACCGGCGCGGCGGTGATCCTGGCCGCCGACGCGCTGTCGCGCACCACTGCGGGCAGCGGCATCTTCCGCGGCACC
This genomic window contains:
- a CDS encoding prenyltransferase; amino-acid sequence: MNWSEPPGVPGVLSPEQCRRTAESIAALQERSGEVPWSQGGHTDPWDHVECAMALTAAGLVEPARRAFDWCRHQQRADGSWPIQLRAGVVEDANSDSNFCAYVAVGVWHHVLVTGDRGFGTAMWPTVRAAIDFVVDLQLEGGEICWARSSSGPLEEALLTGCASIFHSIRCALALANMVDEPQPEWEMAVGRLGHAITAHPSAFTEKPRHSMDWYYPILGGALRGHAAAARIADRWGDFVVDGLGIRCVDDRPWVTGAETCELVLALDAMGNRKAALQQFAAMQHLREKDGSYWTGLVFSDGKRWPVERTTWTGAAVILAADALSRTTAGSGIFRGTDLPVGLQGDYDCECVVDR